From one Candidatus Polarisedimenticolia bacterium genomic stretch:
- a CDS encoding GDSL-type esterase/lipase family protein: MPRARRQASFSGRRQASFILLLILLLLAGFEAGARAIVSYPPIFRRVARQSSPAWRLEWAKRRRSSLPAPYTFDVYDPERGWALQGGLRSFTMPEGKSLSTSSRGVRSEVEIPYEHPARGRRIAVLGDSFTFGEGVSDREAYPFVLDQLLAEHEVINFGVHGYGLDQMLLYLRTEVVKYRPDVVVLGYVDEDIYRNLLSFRDYAKPRYLLLSDRSLRLENVPVARPEDLLSTELLYPRALDLIEMTLQARRWRNGANRREAQTISRAILEEIVHSVRGAKAVPLFVYLPVADDLLDRSPALNRGERFLSSVCARAGLRFHSLRPGISAAIDPADRRAARGHWPARVHALAAAGIRDILIAEGEVDHR; encoded by the coding sequence ATGCCGCGCGCAAGACGCCAGGCGTCGTTCAGTGGAAGACGCCAGGCGTCGTTCATCCTCCTGCTGATTCTGCTCCTGCTTGCCGGCTTCGAGGCCGGCGCCCGCGCGATCGTGTCCTACCCGCCGATCTTCCGCCGGGTGGCGCGCCAGAGCTCGCCGGCCTGGCGCCTCGAATGGGCGAAGCGTCGTCGATCCTCCCTTCCCGCGCCTTATACCTTCGATGTCTACGATCCCGAGCGCGGTTGGGCGCTGCAGGGCGGCCTGCGCAGTTTCACGATGCCGGAAGGCAAGTCCCTGAGCACCAGCTCGCGCGGCGTGCGCAGCGAAGTCGAGATCCCCTACGAGCATCCGGCACGAGGCCGGCGAATCGCCGTCCTGGGAGACTCGTTCACCTTCGGGGAAGGGGTGTCGGATCGGGAAGCTTATCCTTTCGTGCTCGATCAGCTCCTTGCCGAGCACGAGGTCATCAACTTCGGAGTTCACGGGTACGGGCTGGACCAGATGCTTCTCTATCTGCGGACCGAGGTGGTCAAATACCGTCCCGACGTGGTCGTGCTGGGCTACGTGGACGAGGACATCTACCGGAACCTGCTCTCCTTCAGGGACTACGCGAAGCCGCGCTACCTTCTGCTGAGTGATCGTTCCCTGCGGCTCGAGAACGTGCCGGTGGCCCGTCCCGAGGATCTGCTTTCCACGGAGCTCCTCTATCCCCGCGCGCTGGATCTAATCGAAATGACTCTGCAGGCAAGACGGTGGAGAAACGGGGCCAACCGGCGGGAGGCCCAGACCATCAGCCGGGCCATTCTGGAGGAAATCGTCCATTCCGTTCGTGGGGCGAAAGCGGTTCCCCTCTTCGTCTATCTGCCGGTGGCAGACGATCTGCTGGATCGGAGTCCCGCGCTCAATCGCGGGGAGCGATTTCTGAGCTCGGTCTGCGCCCGCGCGGGATTGCGCTTCCATTCCCTGCGGCCGGGAATCTCGGCCGCCATCGATCCCGCGGATCGCCGCGCGGCGCGAGGCCACTGGCCGGCGCGCGTGCATGCGCTGGCGGCCGCGGGAATTCGGGACATTCTGATCGCGGAGGGGGAGGTCGATCACCGCTAG
- the gcvH gene encoding glycine cleavage system protein GcvH, whose translation MTEEKQPYPAALRYTREHEWLSLQGEVGTVGITHYAQSELGDVVFVDLPEKGKSLKGGEELGTIESVKAVSEIYAPVSGEVLEVNDSLRDHPERVNADPYGEGWLLKVKLSDAAEAKTLLSADAYRSFVEEGH comes from the coding sequence ATGACCGAGGAAAAACAGCCCTATCCCGCGGCACTGCGGTACACGCGGGAGCACGAGTGGTTGAGCCTTCAGGGAGAAGTGGGTACGGTGGGCATCACCCATTACGCCCAGTCGGAGCTGGGGGACGTGGTCTTCGTCGACCTGCCGGAGAAGGGGAAGAGCCTCAAGGGAGGCGAGGAGCTGGGGACGATCGAATCGGTGAAAGCCGTCTCGGAGATCTACGCCCCGGTGTCGGGGGAAGTCCTGGAGGTCAACGACTCGCTGCGCGATCATCCGGAGCGGGTCAACGCCGATCCCTACGGGGAGGGCTGGCTGCTCAAGGTGAAGCTGAGCGATGCCGCCGAAGCCAAGACGCTGCTCTCCGCCGACGCCTACCGCAGCTTCGTGGAAGAGGGCCATTAG
- the gcvPB gene encoding aminomethyl-transferring glycine dehydrogenase subunit GcvPB — protein MSSPRIPAKRREGLLFEKSVSGKRGADVARWDGPDAPPLDARLTRAEIPGFPELSEREIARHFTRLSKLNYANDDGLYPLGSCTMKYNPKVNEKVARLEGFAEAHPLLPEEASQGCLQVMADLEKYLCEITGMSAFTLQPAAGAQGEFTGIRMVRAYHEQRGDPRQVVLIPDSAHGTNPASAHLCGYRVEEIASDERGCVSLKELKERLREDVAVLMLTNPNTLGVFEREIGEICDAVHAVGALVYLDGANLNAFVGVARPGDMGVDVMHSNLHKTFSTPHGGGGPGSGPVGVKEILSPYLPVPRVVRAEAGWRFSSEFPSSIGKVHGFIGNFGMHVRAAAYILANGAAGLKEIAETAVLNANYLRRKLEGTYHLPYSSPSLHEVILSDKNLERFGVRTLDVAKRLMDYGFHPPTIYFPLIVKGALMIEPTESESIEELDAFVDAMLAIAREAEEDPELLHAAPHSTPVGRLDEASAARRPVLRWRGGE, from the coding sequence GTGAGCAGCCCGCGGATCCCTGCGAAGCGCCGCGAAGGGCTGCTGTTCGAGAAGAGTGTCTCGGGAAAGCGGGGGGCGGATGTCGCCCGCTGGGACGGGCCCGACGCGCCGCCTCTCGACGCGCGGCTGACGCGCGCGGAGATTCCCGGCTTTCCGGAGCTCTCGGAGCGCGAGATCGCGCGTCATTTCACCCGCCTTTCGAAGCTCAACTACGCGAACGACGACGGGCTGTATCCTCTCGGCTCGTGCACCATGAAGTACAACCCGAAGGTCAACGAGAAGGTGGCGCGCCTGGAGGGTTTCGCCGAAGCGCACCCCTTGCTCCCGGAGGAAGCCTCGCAAGGCTGCCTGCAGGTCATGGCGGATCTCGAGAAGTACCTGTGCGAGATCACCGGCATGAGCGCTTTCACTCTGCAGCCTGCGGCGGGGGCCCAGGGGGAGTTCACCGGCATCCGGATGGTGCGCGCCTATCACGAGCAGCGCGGCGATCCACGCCAGGTCGTCCTGATCCCCGACTCGGCGCACGGGACCAACCCCGCCTCGGCGCACCTGTGCGGTTATCGCGTCGAGGAGATCGCCTCCGACGAGCGCGGCTGCGTCAGCCTCAAGGAGCTGAAGGAGCGCCTGCGCGAGGATGTCGCGGTTCTGATGCTGACCAACCCCAACACCCTGGGGGTCTTCGAGCGGGAGATCGGCGAGATCTGCGATGCCGTCCACGCCGTCGGCGCTCTGGTCTACCTGGACGGTGCGAATCTCAACGCCTTCGTGGGGGTCGCGCGCCCCGGGGACATGGGCGTCGACGTCATGCACTCGAACCTGCACAAGACCTTCTCCACGCCCCATGGCGGCGGCGGTCCCGGAAGCGGCCCGGTCGGCGTGAAGGAGATTCTCTCTCCCTACCTCCCCGTGCCGCGCGTCGTGCGCGCCGAGGCGGGGTGGCGGTTCAGCTCCGAGTTCCCCTCGAGCATCGGCAAGGTGCACGGCTTTATCGGGAACTTCGGCATGCACGTGCGGGCGGCCGCCTACATTCTGGCCAACGGCGCCGCGGGCCTGAAGGAAATCGCCGAGACGGCGGTGCTCAACGCCAACTACCTGCGCCGGAAGCTGGAAGGCACCTATCATCTTCCGTATTCATCTCCCTCCCTGCACGAGGTGATCCTCTCCGACAAGAACCTGGAGCGCTTCGGGGTCAGGACGCTGGACGTGGCGAAGCGGCTGATGGACTACGGCTTCCATCCTCCGACCATCTACTTCCCTCTGATCGTGAAGGGCGCCCTGATGATCGAGCCGACGGAGAGCGAGAGCATCGAGGAGCTGGATGCCTTCGTCGACGCCATGCTGGCCATCGCCCGGGAGGCCGAGGAGGACCCGGAGCTGCTGCACGCGGCGCCCCACTCCACCCCCGTCGGCAGACTCGATGAGGCCTCCGCGGCACGCCGTCCTGTGCTGCGGTGGAGAGGCGGGGAATAG
- the gcvPA gene encoding aminomethyl-transferring glycine dehydrogenase subunit GcvPA — protein MRYIPTSPSERRALLASLGLERVETLFDSIPEKFRLRAPLRLPPAMAEADLVAHLRKMAEQNLDPHTASIFLGAGAYRHFAPAVVDHILSRAEFYSSYTPYQPEFSQGTLQTIFEFQTMICQLAGLDAANASLYDGASALAEGVLLAHRAKRRNRVTIAGHVHPEYLAVTRTLTSTLGVRLESVPAGADGAVDRDRLQRSLGPDTAAVVVQQPSFLGRIEEIGPIAEAAHAAGALCIVAVTEAVSMGLLKAPGDLGADVVLGEAQSFGVPLSFGGPYLGFMAVRSEWVRELPGRLVGQAKDASGRLGYVLTLATREQHIRRERATSNICTNEGLMMLAATVFMATLGKQGMRELALQNRARAEYARNLLGQIPGCRVPHAGPVFNEFVLELPGAAAPVHRRLLDQGVVAGLPLERYFPERGRELLICVTEVHGKAAIEQLAASLKEVL, from the coding sequence GTGCGCTACATTCCCACCAGCCCATCCGAGCGCCGCGCCCTGCTGGCGAGCCTCGGACTGGAGCGGGTCGAGACGCTGTTCGATTCGATCCCCGAGAAATTTCGCCTGCGCGCGCCCTTGCGCCTGCCCCCCGCGATGGCCGAGGCCGATCTCGTCGCCCATCTGAGGAAGATGGCGGAGCAGAACCTCGATCCCCACACCGCCTCGATCTTCCTGGGGGCCGGGGCCTACCGCCACTTCGCCCCCGCGGTGGTGGATCACATCCTGTCGCGCGCCGAGTTCTACTCCAGCTATACCCCCTACCAGCCGGAGTTCAGCCAGGGAACGCTGCAGACCATCTTCGAGTTCCAGACGATGATCTGCCAGCTGGCGGGTCTCGATGCGGCGAACGCCTCGCTGTACGACGGCGCCTCGGCCCTGGCCGAAGGCGTCCTGCTGGCGCACCGCGCCAAACGGCGCAACCGCGTCACGATCGCGGGACATGTCCATCCGGAATACCTGGCGGTGACCCGCACCCTGACGTCGACCCTCGGCGTGCGGCTGGAGAGCGTCCCCGCCGGTGCCGACGGCGCCGTGGACCGGGATCGACTGCAGCGCAGCCTGGGGCCCGACACCGCGGCGGTGGTCGTCCAGCAGCCCAGCTTCCTGGGACGCATCGAGGAGATCGGACCGATCGCCGAGGCGGCGCATGCCGCCGGAGCCCTGTGCATCGTGGCGGTGACCGAAGCCGTCAGCATGGGGCTGCTGAAAGCTCCGGGTGATCTGGGAGCGGATGTCGTGCTGGGCGAGGCCCAGTCCTTCGGTGTGCCGCTTTCCTTCGGCGGTCCCTACCTGGGCTTCATGGCGGTGCGCTCCGAATGGGTGCGCGAGCTGCCGGGACGCCTGGTGGGCCAGGCGAAGGATGCGAGCGGGCGGCTGGGTTACGTGCTGACCCTGGCCACGCGCGAGCAGCACATCCGGCGCGAGCGCGCCACGTCCAACATCTGCACCAATGAAGGGCTGATGATGCTGGCGGCCACCGTCTTTATGGCGACGCTGGGAAAGCAGGGGATGCGCGAGCTGGCGCTGCAGAACCGTGCGCGCGCCGAATATGCCCGGAACCTGCTGGGGCAGATCCCCGGATGTCGCGTGCCGCATGCCGGTCCGGTGTTCAACGAGTTCGTCCTCGAGCTGCCAGGCGCGGCAGCCCCGGTGCACCGCCGGCTCCTGGACCAGGGCGTCGTGGCCGGATTGCCGCTGGAGAGATACTTCCCCGAGCGCGGGCGCGAGCTGCTGATCTGCGTCACCGAAGTGCACGGCAAGGCGGCGATCGAGCAGCTGGCCGCTTCCCTGAAGGAGGTCCTGTGA
- a CDS encoding glycine cleavage T C-terminal barrel domain-containing protein: AILARVAGPEVAEIGGFHFVEGKVLGAEAILSRTGYTGEDGFEIYLEPSGAEPLYRALLQAGEGDGLIPCGLGARDTLRLEARMPLYGNDIDDTTTPLEAGLGFMVHLDKGEFLGSEVLRRQKEEGVARRLAGFELTGRGIPRHGYPLRVDGNEVGQVTSGTFSPFLKKSIGLGYFPAEAARIGRDIEVVIRGQGVSGKIVKTPFYKRPS, translated from the coding sequence CGCCATTCTGGCGCGCGTCGCCGGGCCCGAGGTCGCGGAGATCGGCGGCTTCCATTTCGTGGAAGGCAAGGTGCTCGGCGCGGAGGCCATTCTCTCCCGCACCGGCTACACGGGGGAGGACGGCTTCGAGATCTACCTCGAGCCCTCGGGAGCAGAGCCTCTCTACCGCGCGCTGCTCCAGGCGGGCGAAGGCGATGGCTTGATCCCCTGCGGGCTGGGAGCGCGCGACACCCTGCGGCTGGAGGCGCGCATGCCGCTGTACGGGAACGACATCGACGACACCACCACGCCGCTGGAGGCAGGTTTGGGCTTCATGGTCCACCTGGATAAGGGAGAATTCCTCGGATCGGAAGTCCTGCGCCGCCAGAAAGAGGAGGGGGTGGCGCGGCGGCTGGCGGGATTCGAGCTGACCGGCCGCGGCATCCCGCGCCACGGCTATCCGCTGCGGGTGGACGGGAACGAGGTGGGCCAGGTGACCAGCGGCACCTTTTCCCCTTTTCTCAAGAAGAGCATCGGCTTGGGTTACTTCCCGGCGGAAGCGGCGCGCATCGGCCGGGATATCGAGGTGGTCATCCGGGGCCAGGGCGTATCGGGGAAGATCGTCAAGACCCCCTTCTACAAGAGGCCGTCATGA